In Morococcus cerebrosus, a single genomic region encodes these proteins:
- a CDS encoding Tex family protein codes for MNITQILSQELSATAAQITAAVELLDDGATVPFIARYRKEATGGLDDTQLRQLAERLQYLRELEERKAVVLKSIEEQGKLSDDLRAQIEAADNKTALEDLYLPYKPKRRTKAQIAREHGLQPLADVLLAEQPQDVEAAAQGYLNENVPDAKAALDGARAILMEQFAEDAELIGTLRDKLWNEAEIHSQVVEGKETEGEKFSDYFDHREPVRAMPSHRALAVLRGRNEGVLNIALKYQPDDTPITQQSEYEQIIARRFKISDGHKWLRDTVRLTWRAKIFLSLELEALGRLKEAADTDAITVFAHNLKDLLLAAPAGRLTTLGLDPGYRNGVKCAVVDDTGKLLDTVIVYLHQENNMLATLSRLIKQHGVKLIAIGNGTASRETDKIAGELVRGMPEMGLHKIVVSEAGASIYSASELAAREFPDLDVSLRGAVSIARRLQDPLAELVKIDPKSIGVGQYQHDVNQSQLAKSLDAVVEDCVNAVGVDVNTASAPLLARISGLNQTLAQNIVAYRDENGAFDSRKKLLKVPRLGEKTFEQAAGFLRINGGKEPLDASAVHPEAYPVVAKMLAQQGITAAELIGNRELVKQIKASDFTDERFGLPTILDILSELEKPGRDPRGEFQTASFAEGIHEINDLQVGMILEGVVSNVANFGAFVDIGVHQDGLVHISALSNKFVQDPREVVKAGDVVKVKVLEVDAARKRIALTMRLDDEAGGATKGNRPSESKHSERRNRKPQRNDRAPTNSAMADAFAKLKR; via the coding sequence ATGAACATCACCCAAATCCTATCCCAAGAACTCTCCGCTACCGCCGCGCAAATCACCGCCGCCGTCGAGCTTTTAGACGACGGCGCGACCGTGCCCTTTATCGCCCGCTACCGCAAGGAAGCCACGGGCGGGCTGGACGATACGCAGCTGCGCCAGCTTGCCGAGCGGCTGCAATACCTGCGCGAGCTGGAAGAGCGCAAAGCCGTTGTTTTAAAAAGCATTGAAGAGCAAGGCAAGCTTTCAGACGACCTCAGGGCGCAAATCGAAGCCGCCGACAACAAAACCGCGCTGGAAGACCTGTATCTGCCCTACAAGCCCAAACGCCGCACCAAAGCGCAAATCGCGCGCGAACACGGTTTGCAGCCGCTGGCGGACGTGCTGCTTGCCGAGCAGCCGCAGGACGTGGAAGCCGCCGCGCAAGGCTACCTGAACGAAAACGTCCCCGACGCCAAAGCCGCGCTGGACGGCGCGCGCGCGATTCTGATGGAGCAGTTTGCCGAAGACGCGGAACTCATCGGCACGCTGCGCGACAAGCTGTGGAACGAAGCCGAAATCCACTCGCAAGTCGTTGAAGGCAAAGAAACCGAAGGCGAAAAATTCAGCGATTATTTCGACCACCGCGAACCCGTCCGCGCCATGCCCAGCCACCGCGCGCTGGCGGTTTTGCGCGGCCGCAACGAAGGCGTGTTGAACATCGCGCTCAAATACCAGCCCGACGACACGCCGATTACCCAGCAAAGCGAATACGAGCAAATCATCGCCCGCCGTTTCAAGATTTCAGACGGTCACAAATGGCTGCGCGACACCGTGCGCCTGACTTGGCGCGCGAAAATCTTTTTGTCGCTGGAACTCGAAGCCTTAGGCCGTCTGAAAGAAGCCGCCGATACCGACGCGATTACCGTGTTCGCTCACAATCTCAAAGACTTGCTGCTCGCCGCGCCCGCCGGACGGCTGACGACTTTGGGTCTCGACCCCGGCTACCGCAACGGCGTGAAATGCGCCGTGGTGGACGACACGGGCAAGCTGCTGGATACCGTCATTGTCTATTTGCATCAAGAAAACAATATGTTGGCAACGTTGTCGCGCCTGATTAAGCAGCACGGCGTGAAGCTCATCGCCATCGGTAACGGCACCGCCAGCCGCGAAACCGACAAAATTGCGGGCGAACTGGTGCGCGGAATGCCGGAAATGGGGCTGCACAAAATCGTCGTTTCCGAAGCCGGCGCGTCGATTTATTCCGCGTCCGAACTGGCGGCACGCGAGTTCCCCGACTTGGACGTTTCCCTGCGCGGCGCGGTGTCCATCGCCCGCAGGCTGCAAGACCCGCTCGCCGAGTTGGTCAAAATCGACCCCAAATCCATCGGCGTGGGCCAGTATCAGCACGACGTGAACCAAAGCCAGCTCGCCAAATCGCTGGACGCGGTGGTCGAAGACTGCGTGAACGCTGTCGGCGTGGACGTGAATACCGCCTCTGCCCCGCTCTTGGCGCGGATTTCCGGTTTGAATCAGACCCTTGCCCAAAACATCGTCGCCTACCGCGATGAAAACGGCGCGTTCGACAGCCGCAAAAAACTGCTGAAAGTACCGCGTTTGGGCGAAAAAACCTTCGAGCAGGCGGCTGGCTTTTTGCGGATTAACGGCGGCAAAGAGCCGCTGGACGCGAGCGCCGTCCACCCCGAAGCCTATCCCGTCGTCGCCAAAATGCTGGCGCAACAAGGCATTACCGCCGCCGAACTCATCGGCAACCGCGAGCTTGTGAAGCAAATCAAAGCGTCCGACTTCACCGACGAACGCTTCGGCCTGCCGACCATTCTGGACATCCTGTCCGAACTGGAAAAACCCGGCCGCGACCCGCGCGGCGAGTTTCAGACGGCCTCTTTTGCCGAAGGCATTCACGAAATCAACGACTTGCAAGTCGGCATGATACTCGAAGGCGTGGTTTCTAACGTCGCCAACTTCGGCGCGTTTGTGGACATCGGCGTCCATCAAGACGGCTTGGTGCACATCTCCGCCCTGTCCAATAAGTTCGTCCAAGACCCGCGCGAAGTGGTGAAAGCCGGCGACGTGGTGAAAGTGAAAGTGCTGGAAGTCGATGCCGCCAGAAAACGCATCGCGCTGACCATGCGGCTGGATGACGAAGCGGGCGGCGCAACCAAAGGCAACAGGCCGTCTGAAAGCAAACACTCTGAACGCCGCAACCGCAAACCACAACGCAACGACCGCGCCCCGACCAATTCGGCGATGGCAGATGCGTTTGCGAAGTTGAAGCGGTAA
- a CDS encoding IS30 family transposase — MSYTQLTQDERYHIQYLSRHCTIAEIAKQLNRHKSTISREIKRHCIQGQQYSADKAQRQNRLTKQHRRKPYKLDSQLVQHIDTLIRRKLSPEQVCAYLHKHHGITLHHSTIYRYLRQDKSNGGTLWQHLRICSKPYRKRYGSTWTRGKVPDRVGIENRPAIVDQKTRIGDWEADTIVGKNQKSALLTLVERVTRYTIICKLKNLKAEDTARAAIRVLKAYKARVHTITMDNGKEFYQHTKIAKALKVKTYFCRPYHSWEKGLNENTNGLIRQYFPKQTDFRNISDREIRRVQDELNHRPRKTLGYETPSVLFLNLFQPLVP; from the coding sequence ATGAGCTACACACAACTGACCCAAGACGAACGATACCATATCCAATACCTGTCCCGCCACTGCACCATCGCCGAAATCGCCAAACAGCTCAACCGCCACAAAAGCACCATCAGCCGCGAAATCAAGCGGCACTGCATCCAAGGACAGCAATACAGCGCCGATAAAGCCCAACGGCAAAACCGGCTGACCAAACAGCACCGGCGAAAACCCTATAAGCTCGATTCGCAGCTGGTTCAACACATCGACACCCTTATCCGCCGCAAACTCAGTCCCGAACAAGTATGTGCCTACCTGCATAAACACCACGGGATCACACTCCATCACAGCACCATTTACCGCTACCTCCGCCAAGACAAAAGCAACGGCGGCACTTTGTGGCAACACCTCAGAATATGCAGCAAACCCTACCGCAAACGCTACGGCAGCACATGGACCAGAGGCAAAGTGCCCGACCGCGTCGGCATAGAAAACCGACCTGCTATCGTCGACCAGAAAACCCGCATCGGCGATTGGGAGGCCGACACCATCGTCGGCAAAAATCAGAAAAGCGCGTTATTGACCTTGGTCGAACGCGTTACCCGCTACACCATCATCTGCAAATTGAAGAACTTAAAAGCCGAAGACACTGCCCGGGCGGCCATTAGGGTATTAAAGGCATATAAAGCCAGAGTCCACACCATCACCATGGATAACGGCAAAGAGTTCTACCAACACACCAAAATAGCCAAAGCATTGAAGGTGAAAACCTATTTTTGCCGCCCTTACCATTCTTGGGAGAAAGGGCTGAATGAGAACACCAACGGACTCATCCGGCAATATTTCCCCAAACAAACCGATTTCCGAAACATCAGCGATCGGGAGATACGCAGGGTTCAAGATGAGTTGAACCACCGGCCGAGAAAAACACTTGGCTACGAAACGCCAAGTGTTTTATTCTTAAATCTGTTCCAACCACTGGTACCCTAG
- a CDS encoding Fic family protein, whose protein sequence is MLHLKSESKVPVLKKLNSAHRYLAELKGICRSIPNQGILINTLSLQEAKDSSEIENIITTHDELFRAGISASQSSPAIKEVQNYASALHCGFDLIQEHGMLTNNHILTIQAELEKNRAGFRKQSGTMLRNDRTGETVYTPPQHTDDIIRLMSRLEAFINDDNTEKPIDPLIRMALLHHQFESIHPFYDGNGRTGRIINVLYLVLTGLLDIPVLYLSRYLVRNKNEYYRLLQHVRDTGEWEDWLLYMLEAVEQTAKDGIDTVQQIHQAMLDYKHRIRENFNFYSQDLINHLFNHPYTKIDFLMKTLKVSRPSAAKYLDELTEGGFLHKEKIGRSNYYINIALMNILLPTD, encoded by the coding sequence GTGTTGCACTTGAAATCCGAATCCAAGGTCCCTGTCTTGAAAAAACTGAATTCCGCACATCGTTATCTGGCCGAATTAAAAGGCATCTGCCGCAGCATTCCCAACCAAGGCATTCTGATTAACACGCTGTCTTTGCAGGAAGCCAAAGACAGTTCTGAAATCGAAAATATCATTACCACCCATGACGAACTGTTCCGTGCAGGAATATCGGCAAGCCAGTCTAGTCCTGCCATCAAAGAAGTGCAGAATTATGCTTCAGCACTGCATTGCGGCTTCGACCTTATCCAAGAACACGGAATGCTGACCAACAATCATATTTTGACGATACAGGCCGAGTTGGAAAAGAACCGTGCCGGATTCCGTAAACAGTCGGGGACGATGCTGAGAAACGACCGTACCGGCGAAACCGTCTATACGCCGCCGCAACATACGGACGACATCATCCGCCTGATGAGCAGATTGGAAGCATTTATCAACGACGACAACACGGAAAAACCTATCGACCCGCTTATCCGCATGGCGCTGCTCCATCACCAGTTTGAAAGCATTCACCCGTTTTACGACGGCAACGGCAGAACAGGCAGGATTATCAATGTGCTGTATCTGGTTTTAACCGGATTGCTGGATATTCCCGTCTTATACCTCAGCCGCTATCTGGTTCGGAACAAAAACGAATATTACCGCCTGCTGCAACACGTACGCGATACGGGTGAATGGGAAGATTGGCTGCTGTATATGCTGGAAGCCGTGGAACAAACCGCCAAGGACGGCATCGATACCGTGCAGCAGATCCATCAGGCGATGCTGGACTACAAACACCGCATCAGGGAAAACTTCAACTTCTACAGCCAAGACCTGATTAACCACCTGTTCAATCATCCCTACACAAAAATCGATTTCCTGATGAAAACGCTGAAAGTTTCCCGCCCCAGTGCCGCCAAATACCTGGACGAACTGACAGAAGGCGGATTCCTGCACAAAGAAAAGATAGGCAGAAGCAACTACTATATCAATATCGCGCTGATGAATATTTTATTACCAACTGATTGA
- a CDS encoding class II glutamine amidotransferase, with the protein MCQLLGMNCNTPTDIMFSFEGFRRRGGITDHHADGFGIGFFEGKGVRLFHDDKPSANSPVADLVRAYQIKSENVIAHIRKASQGQTSLANTHPFMREMWGEYWLFAHNGHLIDFYPEQGEYYHAVGTTDSERAFCYILNRLRSRFAEKPDSDTLFDAVAALTHEIRRFGLFNFVMSNGDCLFAHASTLLHYIVRKAPFGKARLLDDDVMIDFSAVTTPNDKVSVIATLPLTRDETWSQLAVDELVMFRDGDIVRSDRPESPVYMSAEEGLAIARAVGVSV; encoded by the coding sequence ATGTGCCAACTGCTCGGCATGAATTGTAATACCCCAACGGACATTATGTTTTCCTTTGAAGGCTTCCGCCGCCGCGGCGGTATTACCGACCATCATGCAGATGGATTCGGTATCGGTTTCTTTGAAGGGAAAGGTGTACGCTTGTTCCACGATGACAAGCCCAGCGCAAATTCCCCGGTTGCCGACCTGGTTCGCGCCTATCAAATTAAATCTGAAAACGTCATTGCCCACATCCGTAAAGCCTCGCAAGGGCAGACCTCTTTGGCCAATACCCATCCTTTTATGCGCGAAATGTGGGGCGAATATTGGCTCTTTGCGCATAATGGGCATTTGATTGATTTTTATCCGGAACAAGGCGAGTATTACCATGCTGTCGGTACGACCGACTCCGAACGTGCATTTTGTTATATCCTCAACCGGCTTCGCAGCCGCTTTGCTGAGAAACCTGATTCCGATACTTTGTTTGATGCCGTTGCTGCGCTAACTCACGAAATTCGCCGCTTCGGATTGTTCAATTTTGTGATGTCCAACGGAGACTGCCTGTTTGCCCATGCCAGTACGCTGCTGCACTATATCGTGCGTAAAGCTCCTTTCGGCAAGGCACGGCTTTTGGATGATGACGTGATGATTGATTTTTCCGCAGTTACCACCCCGAATGACAAAGTCTCCGTTATTGCCACATTGCCCTTGACCCGCGACGAAACTTGGTCGCAATTAGCCGTTGATGAATTGGTCATGTTTCGAGACGGTGATATTGTCCGCAGCGACCGCCCCGAAAGCCCTGTTTACATGAGTGCGGAAGAGGGGTTGGCAATCGCCCGCGCAGTCGGCGTGTCCGTATAA
- the erpA gene encoding iron-sulfur cluster insertion protein ErpA, with translation MSDESPIIFTDSCCTKVADLIAEENNPDLKLRVFVNGGGCSGFQYGFTFDEIKNDDDFEIQKNGLTFLVDPMSYQYLVGAEIDYTESLQGSQFVIRNPNAETTCGCGSSFSV, from the coding sequence ATGTCAGACGAAAGTCCAATTATTTTCACTGATAGCTGCTGTACCAAGGTTGCCGATTTGATTGCAGAAGAAAACAATCCCGATTTGAAATTGCGCGTGTTTGTTAATGGCGGAGGTTGTTCGGGATTCCAGTATGGTTTTACTTTTGATGAAATCAAAAATGATGACGATTTTGAAATTCAGAAAAACGGCCTAACTTTCTTGGTGGATCCGATGAGCTACCAATATTTGGTTGGTGCGGAAATTGATTACACTGAAAGTTTGCAAGGATCGCAATTTGTTATTCGTAATCCGAATGCGGAAACGACTTGCGGTTGTGGTTCATCCTTCTCAGTTTGA